A part of Acidimicrobiia bacterium genomic DNA contains:
- a CDS encoding ABC transporter permease gives MVETRLHSGDKAVLVPSKLHGMDIARTAAVGLRTRKLRAGLSALGIMIGIASMVAVLGLSESSKSELLAQLDRLGTNLLTVQAGTGIGRGAGELPQDAAAMINRIGPVEVTSVVSAVDGANVFRTDFIPEGQTGGITVQAVSTDLLKTLGGTISAGRFLDGASSTYPTTVLGSVAAQRLGIGSVTGDQLVWLGDQWFTVIGILDQFELSPDLDRAALVGLPAAEEYLGDDNVPTAIYVRANPAAIDDVMAVLAATANPETPEEVEVDRPSDALEAREAADDAFTALFLGLGGVALLVGGVGIANVMVISVLERRSEIGLRRALGATKRHVATQFLGEALLLATVGGVGGVLLGAGVTWAWATWRGWGVLVPPIAIAGGIAAALLIGAIAGLYPAIRAARMSPTDALRTA, from the coding sequence ATGGTCGAGACCCGCCTTCACAGCGGTGACAAAGCCGTACTCGTACCGTCGAAATTGCACGGCATGGATATTGCCCGAACGGCCGCGGTGGGCCTGCGAACCCGCAAACTGCGCGCAGGACTGTCTGCGCTCGGCATCATGATCGGGATCGCTTCAATGGTGGCGGTTCTCGGTTTATCCGAATCTTCCAAGTCAGAACTACTCGCCCAGTTGGATCGCCTGGGAACGAACCTGCTCACCGTGCAGGCCGGCACCGGGATCGGGCGGGGAGCGGGAGAGTTGCCTCAAGACGCTGCTGCCATGATCAACCGCATCGGGCCGGTCGAAGTGACCAGCGTGGTGTCGGCCGTCGATGGTGCCAATGTGTTTCGTACCGACTTCATCCCGGAGGGCCAGACAGGCGGTATCACGGTACAGGCGGTAAGTACCGATCTTCTCAAGACGCTCGGTGGAACAATCTCTGCCGGCCGATTCCTCGACGGCGCGTCCAGTACCTATCCGACCACCGTGCTCGGATCGGTGGCAGCCCAACGCCTCGGCATCGGTTCGGTAACGGGTGACCAGCTTGTCTGGCTCGGCGATCAGTGGTTTACGGTGATTGGCATTCTTGACCAGTTCGAACTGAGTCCCGACCTCGACAGAGCTGCCCTGGTCGGCCTTCCGGCCGCCGAGGAATACCTTGGCGATGACAATGTCCCCACCGCTATTTACGTGCGAGCGAATCCGGCCGCCATCGACGACGTCATGGCGGTCCTGGCCGCAACCGCCAACCCGGAGACACCTGAAGAGGTTGAAGTCGATCGTCCCAGTGATGCTCTTGAAGCACGAGAAGCGGCCGACGATGCGTTCACGGCTCTCTTCCTTGGCTTGGGCGGCGTAGCGCTTCTCGTTGGCGGGGTAGGCATCGCCAACGTCATGGTCATCTCGGTGCTTGAGCGCCGTTCCGAGATCGGACTCCGCCGGGCTTTGGGCGCCACCAAGCGGCATGTCGCCACACAGTTCCTCGGCGAAGCACTCCTCCTGGCCACTGTCGGGGGGGTCGGGGGAGTCCTGCTCGGTGCTGGTGTTACCTGGGCATGGGCCACATGGCGGGGTTGGGGAGTGCTGGTACCTCCGATTGCCATCGCCGGTGGGATAGCTGCGGCACTGCTCATTGGTGCCATCGCAGGATTGTATCCGGCCATCCGGGCTGCCCGCATGTCGCCGACCGACGCCCTACGCACAGCCTAG
- a CDS encoding CoA ester lyase, with product MPSPNRLRRSILATPATNLRMIAKAAASSADVAFLDLEDAILPVDRPQARQNIVQALNDLDWGRTARAYRINPVDTHWCHEDLIEVIAGAGANVDVIIVPKVHGAREVWFVDDLLTQLEKKHGLEAGRIGLEVLIEEAQALGDVQAICGASSRIEAVTLGPGDLAASLGMRLGHIGVTDTGRAGDYDGDVWQYARSQLIVAARAHGLAAVDGPYADFSSPGGFRRSAMSFATLGGVGKWCIHPSQIEIANEVFAPSPSEIAEARAIIDAMRSAETLGQGAASFGGTMIDAASIRSFEVTLQRARDAGLI from the coding sequence ATGCCATCACCGAATCGCCTGCGCCGATCCATACTTGCGACGCCGGCAACCAATCTGAGGATGATCGCCAAGGCGGCTGCCAGTTCGGCCGATGTGGCATTTCTTGACCTTGAGGATGCCATCCTGCCGGTTGATCGGCCCCAAGCCCGCCAAAACATCGTCCAAGCATTGAATGACCTTGATTGGGGACGCACAGCACGAGCGTATCGCATCAACCCGGTTGATACCCACTGGTGCCATGAGGATCTGATAGAGGTGATCGCCGGAGCGGGCGCCAATGTGGATGTGATTATCGTTCCGAAAGTTCACGGGGCCAGGGAGGTCTGGTTTGTCGACGATCTACTCACCCAACTAGAGAAGAAGCATGGACTCGAAGCAGGTCGGATCGGTCTCGAAGTGCTCATCGAGGAAGCCCAGGCCCTCGGTGACGTGCAAGCGATTTGTGGAGCGAGCAGTCGAATCGAAGCCGTCACTCTGGGGCCGGGAGATCTGGCGGCGAGCCTGGGAATGCGCCTCGGGCACATCGGGGTCACTGATACTGGTCGGGCCGGGGACTACGACGGTGACGTGTGGCAATATGCCCGGAGTCAGCTGATCGTGGCTGCCCGGGCTCACGGCCTGGCGGCCGTTGACGGTCCGTATGCCGACTTCTCCAGTCCCGGCGGTTTCCGAAGGTCCGCCATGTCGTTCGCAACGCTAGGCGGAGTCGGCAAGTGGTGTATTCACCCGAGCCAGATCGAGATAGCCAACGAGGTGTTCGCACCGAGTCCTTCGGAGATTGCAGAAGCCCGCGCAATCATCGACGCAATGAGATCCGCCGAAACCCTGGGTCAAGGAGCGGCGAGCTTTGGCGGAACCATGATTGATGCAGCCTCGATACGTTCGTTTGAAGTTACGCTGCAGCGAGCCCGGGACGCTGGTCTCATCTGA
- a CDS encoding thiamine pyrophosphate-binding protein, giving the protein MTVRSGGHVLVESLLGEGVNTVFGIPGVGTLAVYDAFVDHPDIRHIEVRHEQGAIFMADGYARASGVPGVAFSSGGPGALNTLTAMATAFNDSVPLLHITCENPASVRRKGRGYFHDISDQFGIFRPVSDFAQQAVLPEEIPSVIHQAMYALLNRRPRPAFVEIAGEALSAQSEVTIPAAAQRLTRQLDQAAVEQAVALLSRAERPVIWAGGGIATPEASELLVQIAELTGSPIITTQKGKGAIRADHPLHVGNWANELPTRQLLAASDVLLAIGTRFSYFPTGGWSMRVPDQVIQIDMDPSEIGRNYRADIGVVGDAAQAMQAILNGLHDTGYQGLPARLAEVASVLGRIDEAVGRPEEIEVLDQMRSALPESAHVFNDPTTIAFWARSVWRSFTPRTWTVPSGFGTLGFAAPAAMGAKVACPDDVCLAIMGDAGAMFTIQDLMTAVQEQIPIVLMVFNDRGYGVERRHQDHLYGRRSGVDVQPPDFVALARSFGAGALLVSDLSAVGSALDSAISMAEDTGGPVLVEVPNKFRHPGYGSFGDWTDRA; this is encoded by the coding sequence TTGACAGTCAGATCGGGCGGGCATGTTTTGGTGGAGTCACTCCTGGGCGAAGGGGTGAACACCGTTTTCGGGATTCCCGGGGTAGGCACGCTTGCCGTGTATGACGCATTTGTGGACCATCCTGACATTCGTCATATCGAAGTTCGCCACGAACAGGGCGCCATCTTCATGGCGGACGGGTATGCCCGCGCCAGTGGGGTTCCGGGTGTGGCTTTCTCCTCGGGGGGACCTGGGGCGTTGAACACTCTGACGGCCATGGCGACCGCCTTCAACGACAGCGTCCCATTGCTCCACATCACCTGTGAAAACCCGGCGTCGGTGCGCCGAAAAGGCCGCGGCTATTTCCACGACATCTCCGACCAGTTCGGAATCTTCCGACCGGTATCGGATTTCGCCCAGCAGGCGGTCCTGCCAGAGGAAATCCCGTCCGTCATCCATCAAGCTATGTATGCCCTCTTGAATCGACGACCACGGCCTGCGTTCGTCGAGATTGCCGGGGAGGCTTTGTCGGCGCAATCAGAAGTCACGATTCCAGCCGCTGCTCAGCGTCTCACCCGACAGCTCGACCAGGCGGCCGTAGAACAAGCGGTCGCTCTGTTGAGTCGTGCCGAGCGGCCGGTCATTTGGGCTGGCGGAGGCATCGCAACACCCGAGGCCTCGGAACTACTGGTGCAGATTGCCGAGTTGACCGGCTCCCCGATTATCACTACCCAAAAAGGCAAAGGGGCAATCCGGGCAGACCATCCGCTCCATGTTGGCAACTGGGCAAACGAGCTCCCCACCCGGCAACTACTGGCGGCGTCCGACGTGTTGCTGGCCATCGGTACCAGGTTCTCCTACTTCCCTACTGGCGGATGGTCCATGAGGGTTCCTGACCAAGTTATCCAGATCGATATGGATCCGTCTGAGATCGGTCGCAATTATCGAGCCGACATCGGAGTGGTCGGAGACGCCGCCCAGGCCATGCAAGCCATCCTCAATGGCCTCCACGACACGGGATACCAAGGCTTGCCTGCCCGGTTGGCGGAGGTGGCGAGCGTACTCGGACGAATTGACGAAGCGGTCGGTCGGCCTGAAGAGATCGAGGTTCTGGATCAGATGCGTTCAGCCCTCCCGGAGAGCGCCCACGTGTTCAACGATCCAACGACAATCGCCTTCTGGGCTCGATCCGTTTGGCGATCGTTCACGCCGCGAACCTGGACCGTCCCATCGGGATTCGGGACTCTTGGTTTCGCAGCGCCGGCCGCCATGGGCGCCAAAGTCGCCTGCCCGGACGACGTCTGCCTGGCCATCATGGGAGACGCCGGTGCGATGTTCACCATCCAGGATCTGATGACGGCCGTTCAGGAGCAGATTCCGATCGTGCTGATGGTTTTTAACGACCGGGGATACGGGGTCGAGCGACGTCACCAAGACCACCTTTATGGCAGGCGCAGCGGCGTCGATGTCCAGCCACCTGACTTCGTGGCACTCGCCCGGTCTTTTGGCGCAGGCGCCCTACTGGTCTCTGATCTCTCGGCGGTCGGTTCCGCCCTCGACTCCGCCATCAGTATGGCCGAGGACACCGGCGGGCCTGTCCTGGTGGAAGTTCCCAACAAGTTCCGGCACCCAGGCTATGGATCGTTCGGAGATTGGACCGACCGAGCCTAG
- a CDS encoding peptidoglycan-binding protein: MKTDLGTANRGAGPGPGDLAAKNGRLSRRIGRSILLSLLGVAAVAAVWFLSQTDSGIDETAEVSAVSFSEVIRTDLVEETTYDGTLGRPAGDALLAAAQGTVTWLPETGVTVFQGDSVFEIDAHPVILLYGAVPLYRPIARSAADVMVASHGSGTITGLPEVGTLIEQGDVLFEVDGDPIIALYGDTPAYRNMADQSTDLTGPDILQLEEALDALGFVSDGEMTVDGEFTSATADVVEKWQAAVGAEEDGSVSLGEVVFIAGPTEVSSVAFSVGDAVGDAVGNGQPVLSISGPEPMVGRDVEQLEVALVALGFDADGGLEADGTFTAETATAVKAFETSKGLTVDGRITPDEVLFADAAVRVSSRLASVGGPVNQGTPVLAVTGEQTVVTMNLPAADQGILEEGMAVTVELPDGTDVPGTVTSVATVASVEGNETVFAVEVELDDPAAASGLDEAPVDVKVVTDSVENVMAVPVAALLALAEGGYGVEVDAGGGQTRLVAVEPGFFADGFVEVVSDGIQPGDMVIVP; the protein is encoded by the coding sequence ATGAAGACGGACCTAGGAACTGCAAACCGTGGAGCGGGGCCGGGTCCCGGTGACCTGGCGGCCAAAAATGGACGTCTCAGCCGGCGAATCGGCCGTTCGATTCTGCTCTCCCTCCTCGGGGTGGCCGCCGTGGCAGCCGTTTGGTTTCTCAGCCAAACCGACTCAGGCATTGATGAAACCGCTGAAGTCTCTGCGGTTTCTTTCAGTGAGGTGATCCGTACCGATCTCGTCGAAGAAACCACGTATGACGGAACCCTCGGTCGACCGGCGGGTGACGCTCTTCTGGCTGCCGCCCAGGGAACGGTGACCTGGCTACCCGAGACCGGCGTGACGGTGTTCCAGGGCGATTCCGTCTTCGAAATAGACGCCCACCCCGTGATTTTGCTCTATGGCGCGGTTCCGCTCTACCGGCCGATCGCCAGGTCTGCCGCCGACGTTATGGTCGCCTCGCATGGTTCAGGGACGATCACCGGCCTCCCAGAGGTGGGGACTCTCATTGAACAGGGAGACGTACTATTCGAGGTGGACGGGGACCCGATCATCGCACTGTATGGAGACACGCCCGCCTATCGGAACATGGCAGACCAATCCACTGACCTTACCGGGCCGGATATTCTTCAGCTCGAAGAGGCACTTGATGCGCTTGGTTTCGTGTCAGACGGTGAAATGACCGTTGATGGTGAGTTCACCAGTGCGACCGCCGACGTCGTGGAGAAGTGGCAGGCGGCCGTTGGGGCAGAAGAAGATGGTTCTGTCAGTCTTGGAGAAGTCGTTTTCATTGCGGGTCCAACCGAGGTCAGTTCGGTTGCGTTCTCGGTTGGAGATGCGGTTGGAGATGCGGTCGGCAATGGTCAGCCGGTCCTTTCGATATCCGGGCCCGAGCCCATGGTGGGCCGCGATGTTGAACAACTGGAAGTAGCCCTCGTCGCCCTCGGATTCGATGCCGATGGCGGCCTGGAGGCCGACGGGACATTCACCGCCGAAACTGCCACCGCTGTAAAGGCCTTTGAGACATCGAAAGGGTTGACCGTCGATGGCCGGATCACCCCCGACGAAGTCCTCTTTGCCGACGCGGCGGTCCGGGTATCAAGCAGGCTCGCCTCAGTAGGTGGTCCGGTCAATCAGGGAACTCCCGTGCTTGCCGTAACTGGCGAGCAGACAGTGGTAACGATGAACCTTCCGGCCGCCGACCAGGGAATTCTCGAAGAAGGTATGGCGGTCACGGTTGAGTTGCCCGATGGCACCGATGTCCCCGGTACCGTCACCTCGGTGGCGACCGTGGCCAGCGTCGAAGGCAACGAAACGGTGTTTGCCGTCGAAGTGGAGCTCGACGATCCAGCCGCGGCTTCCGGGCTTGACGAAGCCCCGGTGGATGTGAAGGTCGTGACCGACTCTGTCGAAAACGTGATGGCCGTGCCGGTGGCGGCCCTGCTGGCTCTCGCCGAGGGTGGCTACGGAGTGGAAGTCGATGCAGGTGGTGGGCAAACTCGACTGGTGGCCGTCGAACCAGGATTCTTCGCTGACGGCTTTGTCGAGGTCGTAAGCGACGGCATACAGCCAGGGGACATGGTGATCGTTCCATGA
- a CDS encoding LLM class F420-dependent oxidoreductase produces MDLVGIPVDQQWAHILDSANFSERLGYHSLWVYDHFHTIPVPTQESTFDAWTLMAALAASTSEIRLGQMCTSIPYRSPAHLAKITSSVDAISGGRLDVGIGAGWYEHEFSAYGYEFPGAKVRLDMLEEATQILLEMWSADEAHFTGEHYQVAGAINRPRPIQQPHPPLWIAGGGEKRTLRIVATYADYANLSGDIDSFRHKSQVLATHCEAVGRPFDSVARSGHLMGVVGRDDADLQRKLEVAGSRRNMSAEEFASGSHLAGTVNEVVDLMGQFEEAGCSDMLLYFYDIGELDSMELFATEVAPQV; encoded by the coding sequence ATGGACCTTGTCGGCATTCCGGTCGACCAGCAATGGGCCCACATTCTGGATAGCGCCAACTTCTCCGAACGGTTGGGCTATCACTCGCTTTGGGTCTACGACCACTTTCACACAATCCCGGTCCCCACGCAGGAAAGTACGTTCGACGCGTGGACGTTGATGGCTGCCCTGGCCGCGTCGACGTCGGAGATTCGGCTCGGGCAGATGTGTACGAGCATTCCATACCGATCCCCGGCCCACCTTGCCAAGATCACGAGTTCGGTCGATGCCATTTCTGGCGGTCGTCTCGATGTCGGAATTGGTGCCGGTTGGTACGAACACGAGTTTTCGGCGTACGGATACGAGTTCCCTGGCGCAAAAGTCAGACTCGACATGCTGGAGGAGGCGACCCAGATTCTCCTCGAGATGTGGTCGGCCGACGAAGCCCATTTCACTGGCGAGCACTATCAGGTGGCTGGCGCCATCAACCGACCCCGACCCATCCAACAGCCCCATCCACCATTGTGGATCGCCGGCGGGGGCGAAAAGCGCACCCTGCGAATCGTGGCAACGTATGCCGACTACGCCAATCTGTCGGGCGACATCGACTCGTTCCGTCACAAGTCGCAAGTGCTAGCCACTCACTGTGAAGCCGTAGGGAGGCCCTTCGACTCAGTAGCCAGGTCCGGTCACCTCATGGGAGTGGTCGGTCGCGACGATGCCGACCTTCAGCGCAAACTCGAAGTGGCCGGTTCTCGGCGGAATATGTCTGCAGAGGAGTTTGCCTCCGGATCCCACCTGGCAGGAACCGTCAACGAGGTGGTCGATCTCATGGGACAGTTCGAGGAAGCCGGCTGTTCAGACATGTTGTTGTACTTCTATGACATTGGCGAATTAGACAGCATGGAACTGTTCGCGACCGAGGTAGCCCCTCAGGTCTAG
- a CDS encoding ribokinase, whose amino-acid sequence MPGWRANADRGVKVAGPGEVIVVGSTNIDLITYTHQIPSAGETVVGDRFQMGFGGKGANQAVMARLLGSEVAMVSCLGDDTYGQMYLDNFAEVGIDTTHVYRAPGSSGVAPIWVEPDGTNRIIIVPGANDALTPGQASAAVALHPNAAVVIGQFEIPQAVTAAAFRTARSQNTLTVLNPAPAAVMAPDLVTLTDWIIPNEVEFHLISGGDPTVEADLVAFARRTGCRLLVTMGAQGVAFVTHDDRVARLAAEPVVAVDTTGAGDAFVGAFAHGLASGLDEIGAIRLGMACAADSVTRPGTQASFPSEQRCREMIEAVKPPG is encoded by the coding sequence ATGCCAGGATGGAGGGCCAATGCCGACAGAGGAGTAAAAGTGGCCGGTCCCGGCGAAGTGATCGTTGTCGGCTCGACGAACATCGACCTCATCACCTACACACACCAGATCCCTTCGGCAGGCGAAACCGTGGTAGGCGACCGGTTCCAGATGGGGTTCGGGGGGAAAGGCGCCAACCAGGCGGTCATGGCCCGACTCCTTGGCAGCGAAGTCGCGATGGTCAGTTGTCTTGGCGATGACACGTACGGCCAGATGTATCTCGACAATTTTGCGGAGGTTGGAATAGACACCACTCATGTCTACCGCGCACCGGGTTCGAGCGGCGTGGCGCCAATTTGGGTCGAACCCGATGGAACCAACCGCATCATCATTGTTCCGGGCGCCAATGACGCGCTCACCCCGGGTCAGGCGTCCGCGGCGGTTGCGCTTCATCCCAACGCGGCCGTCGTAATCGGGCAGTTCGAGATTCCCCAGGCTGTCACAGCGGCGGCGTTTCGTACCGCCCGTTCCCAGAACACGCTTACCGTGCTCAATCCCGCCCCCGCCGCGGTCATGGCTCCAGACCTGGTCACACTCACCGATTGGATTATTCCTAACGAGGTCGAGTTCCATCTCATCAGCGGCGGCGATCCGACGGTTGAGGCCGATCTTGTGGCCTTCGCTCGGAGAACCGGCTGTCGGCTTTTGGTGACTATGGGGGCACAAGGCGTAGCCTTCGTGACCCATGACGACCGGGTCGCTCGACTGGCGGCCGAACCGGTGGTCGCCGTTGACACAACCGGAGCTGGTGACGCCTTCGTGGGAGCCTTTGCCCACGGGCTGGCCAGCGGACTAGACGAGATTGGTGCGATTCGGCTCGGAATGGCATGTGCTGCCGACTCCGTCACGCGCCCCGGAACGCAAGCATCGTTCCCAAGCGAGCAACGGTGTAGGGAAATGATCGAGGCCGTCAAGCCGCCCGGTTGA
- a CDS encoding ABC transporter ATP-binding protein, producing the protein MSEPVLSLRNVVKSYDTTPPVKALAGVSFDIDHGELVAVVGPSGSGKSTLLHIMGTLDRPTSGDVVVAGHNVNDLSDRDLSSLRSRHIGFVFQQFFLLSGYTALDNVADGLLYTGMALAERREKAGTALQRVGLQDRFGHVATKLSGGERQRVAIARALVGRPSIVLADEPTGNLDTKTSESIVSLLEELNDEGSTIVVITHNRDIAEAMPRAIGLRDGLIEYDTAGVGVS; encoded by the coding sequence ATGAGCGAACCGGTTCTCTCGCTGCGAAACGTCGTCAAGTCCTACGACACCACGCCACCGGTCAAGGCATTGGCAGGAGTGAGCTTTGACATTGATCATGGCGAACTTGTGGCGGTGGTTGGGCCAAGCGGATCCGGAAAATCCACCTTGCTTCACATCATGGGAACCCTCGACCGCCCAACGAGCGGCGATGTGGTCGTCGCCGGGCACAACGTCAACGATCTCAGTGACCGGGATCTTTCGTCGCTCCGCTCCCGTCACATCGGCTTCGTATTCCAACAGTTCTTCCTCCTGAGCGGTTACACCGCTCTCGACAACGTCGCCGATGGGTTGCTCTATACCGGAATGGCTCTCGCTGAGCGGCGCGAGAAGGCGGGAACCGCCCTGCAACGAGTCGGCCTTCAAGATCGCTTCGGACACGTCGCCACCAAGCTTTCCGGCGGTGAGCGTCAACGAGTGGCGATCGCCCGGGCACTGGTCGGTCGGCCGTCGATCGTCCTGGCCGATGAACCGACCGGCAACCTCGACACGAAGACGAGCGAGTCGATCGTGTCACTGTTGGAGGAACTCAACGACGAGGGTTCGACCATCGTCGTGATCACGCACAACCGTGACATCGCCGAAGCCATGCCAAGAGCCATCGGATTGCGCGACGGGCTCATCGAATATGACACGGCGGGAGTGGGGGTTTCGTAG